GCATCCTGCAGCTGGATATTGTACACAAAACTAAGGGATATGGAGTTCAGAAATAGGATCAATTGTAATGTTGGCTGGTTGGTTGGTTATCTTTTTGTTGCTTCTGTTTGAACTGTGTACCTTTCCTCACTTCCCATTGTGTTTGAACTTCAAGTGAGTTCATTTTATctaacaaaaaagagaaaaatggtaggaaaaagaaaaagcacaaATCTCTCTAAGAACACCAAACTCTAACATCAATACGCCTCTCATCTTCTACTCAACAATATCACTATACCTCTTTCTTTAAGATATATGTAAGATTTTAGATTATATTtaacatatatttaaaaaaaataatttactccTATTTCATTTtagatttgatttttatatacatttaataTAAACATGTTTTACACAAACATAGGATTACATTACATATTGTCACAAACTCAAAATTGCTTTTTTACGTCGACTACACAAATAGTCGTTGAGCTAaacaaaaaactatttttaaccTGTACTTTTGAGCTATCTTTCATCTTCACATTTATTTTTGTTGACTCCTATAGTTTTAACAGTAAAAACTTTGACCATTTTGgtgtcatcatcatcattgtcacGATCAACAGAAAATAATATTCCTAATCATCAAATTTAAGTATGAGTAAAATTACAAGCTGTATCCTAAACTTCATATTGTTACCCTCACTTTTTTACTCAGAACAATTATTAACTAGAGAGAATAGATTATTATTTTCGATAATAAAAATGTAAACTAACTTTATATTATCAAAAACAACCTTTAATAAAATCAACTATCGATataaaatattacatatataaaataaataatttaatgatTGATTTTTAATATACCTATAAAACCCTAACACTCCACAATGACAGCAACAATCGTATCCTAATTTGCTTGCACCGCTCACACACATTCTCAAGCCACCTCATTACACACTTTGTTTCTATTCGAACCTTCTCCACCTAAAACCCTCTTCCATTTGTTCACCGATTCATCAGTCAAAAACCGAGTTAAACTCTAAAATTGTCTCTTAAATTGATGTTTTGCATTAAAATCGTTCCTGAGAtttcaattgcaccaattacattcttgaaattgaaaaaaatgcaccatattagtctttgacctattttccattaacgacatgatgacatggcatgatgacgtggactgtaagtgacacgtgtcacttcatgatttggccacgtgtaattgTATGATaatgtggtgaccagtgacatgTGGCATGTTGACGTGGATGGTTGTgtcacgtgtcacaatgttatttgacTACGTGTCCGGTTGTGCCACGTGacgcaacagtattcgtccacgtgtcatccattatgccatcgttgtatatgcaccaaattaaTCCTTcattttgcattaagtgactcattttaatccctgaaattgaatgacgtgcaccaaactagtcccttcaccaattttttttcatttttttaaatttaaaattttaatatcttggatacactaatttcaattctattttttcatatatcgtttaaatacaagtgtttttataaaaatttttaagattttagttttaattatataatttttttaataatttaacattggtaaattttgtaatatataagtatgttattataaaaaaataattatatgattgattagacacatttttttcataaaaaatatgtttttaacaagaaattaataactaaaataaatatttttttatgaaatacaCGTTTTCGTTATGCATAAATGAGCTAGATTAAAGAAACTTTAAGCACCCTCACTACTACTTTTGACCTTTGCAGTCTAgacgaaagaggtcggagatggtaatGAGGAAAGCTTGAAATGCCTTCATGTCAACTCCAAGACGACGGCTATTAGAGGTGTccgcaagaaaaaaaaaatattttataaaaatattgaaagaggtcggagatggtagtgaAGATGTTTGAAAAGCCTTCACGTCAGCTCCAAGTCGGCCATTAGGGTATTcgtaagagaaaaaaatattttataaaaacacttttatttgaagaacatgtgaaaaaatagaagtgaaattaatgcattaaaaaatattgagaatttggaatttatagaaaaatgagaaaaaactggtgaatggactaatttggtgcacgacAATCAActttagggactaaaatgagtcatttaatgcaaagtgagggactaatttggtgcatatacaacgaTGGCATAATgaatgacacgtggacgaatactgttgcaACACGTGGCACAACCggacacgtggcacaaccatccacgtcagcatgccacgtgtcactggtcaccacatcatcataccattacacatggccaaatcatgaagtgacacgtgtcacttacagtccacgtcATTATGCCATGTCATCACATCGTTAATGAAAAATAGATCAAGAATTAATatggtgcatttttttcaatttcaagaaCATAATTGGTGCAATTAGAATCTCAAAAACAATTTTAGTACAAAATACCAATCTTAAAAACCATCTTGAGTTTAACTCGTCAAAAACCCTTTTCGGTGGTAACTGGTAAGTGACCCTACAACCATTTTAAGCTTCACATTTTCTTAGTATTGCTCTTCCCTTATTTTGtctctctctcttttgtttttggttttttttctcttttaattcttaAGGCCTGTTTGGATGCcccattttttttatgaaaattgaattaaatgaaaaaaatttgaataattgttttattaaataatttttgtcaAACTAAATTTAGATCAATCTTTTGCAAGTATAAAGTTAGTTGAAATTTTTTGCACTAACAGAAATGATATTTTATTGTAAGTAGAAATTAGCAACCACCATAGAAGCCTCTTTTCGTGTCTTCTCCTGTTTGTTCTGTTCTTTCACCACTTTCCATGTGACTCAACTCTCAAGGAAAGGATCGATTCTATTCAACAATCATTTGGGAAGAAGCCACACCCACTCACTCTCACTCAGAATTCAGAAATAGTAGAGTATATAGAAGTGTCATTCCAATTTtcaacacactcacacacacactTCACCAGTGTCAATGTGAAATCAACACAACCGTATGCGAAACAGTGAGTGATGAGGAAGTTGAGATGGGTAATGGATGGAGGAGGCTTTTGGGACCTTGATGTCTCAACTCCAAAGACCCTCGAGGGTTCGGCCTGCCCTGTTTCTGGGAATCCTCTACCCTTGGGCCTTTCCAGGGGGCCCAGGCTTTCCAGGCCTAAGCAGGTTGACTTCATGCAGCGCTTCATGTTCGCTCCGTTTGTTCCTTCCTTCGCCAAACCAAATGGACTCTCCCTCCAGCGAGTCCTCTCCCTCCCACTCAACGATGACTGGTATCAAAATATTAGCTTAATTTCACATTTTCGTTCATTCCCATAgttaaaagttttgatttttatgTGTTTTGTGTATCTGGGTATTCTTGTTTTTGTTCATGTGGTGGGTCAATTGACGGAATTTGCAGCGGGGTATGTTAAATTTGCTGTTTTTATCTCTTTGTGGCTGCATTTTGGATATGTTTACTTGTTGAGGGTCTTCCCATTTTGTTTATGGGTTGGCTGCCAATGTTCTGAATTTTGATTGCATCAATCAATTCAATAGGAGAAAGTTAAAAGGGggtgaaatttggaatttttatAGTTATGTTGCTCTCTTAGATAATGGCATGCTTCTACTGAAGCAGCAGTATTGGATGTGGTTAGTTTTAATTTGAAGAGATGTGACATtgtggaattttttatttattacaatGTGGGTGAATTAATGAGTTCATTGAGGGTAGATTTATGTGTAGGACTGGGACAGGATTAAAGTGACCATGTTAGTTATTGTTTGAATTATCCTGTTAagttaatttttcttcttttcctagCTGTGTCTTTGTCATAATTGAACTATGTCAATTCTCATGGAATTCTGATTTTCAAGTCTGAAAGTTTTGCAGGGTTGTATATCTTCTTGGTCAATTCCATTTGCAAAAATTCATTTCATTTGTTAAAAGAAGTGAGGAAAAGCCATCTCAAGTTTCGTCTTGGTTTAAAACCATTGGGAGACAGCTGCAGCAGAAATCATTATATGCACTGGGCTTGTTTTCAGAGTTCCAGTTAACATCGGATGATATCTTACATTTGGCCTTAGACTATGATGATAATCCAAGAGGGAAAGCAATTCTTCGTCACAAGGTAAGCATTTGAGTGTATATTCTTTTGAGTTTCTAAAGTTCCTTGCATGGCTCCATTTCTTGATGAATTTTAGTATTCTGTTTTAGAATTCTATGACAAGACATTAGATTGTTAAGTGAGCTTTTCTCTTTTCCTATTAGCtacttttcatttttcctttgagGGGTGTTCGGTTATTGTGATGGCCATATTTCGGGATAAATTTACCTATGAATGTAACTTCTTCATTTATTAATTGATTATGAATTCTAAGTTAGCTAAAAATTTGGACATACACTGTTAATACAAACCACATTAGCTAACTACTTTTATCTATCTTTCTTACTTTACGTTATCATGCTGTGTGTATACTGAACTAGATTTTGTGTATTTATACTAACTGTACAATTGGTGTGTGGTTGTAGTTTCCTAGTCATGAACTCACAGTGGAGGCAGTTTCTCCTGGTCTTTTTGTTGACAAGTCTGGTAATTATTGGGATGTTCCATTTTCAATGGCGATCGACTTTGCTTCTCTATCAACCAGCGATTCTTCTATGAGTTATCATTTATCTGCGCACTATAACTCTGGGTCACCTGAGCCCTTTGACAGGATCCAAAATCAAATTGGCGGACCACCACGAAACATACTTCCAGGTTTAGCCCTCAAAAGTTCCATATCTTTCAGGAACAAGGTTGATATTTGGAAAAGTGAAGCTCCTAAGTTGAAATTGGTGCAACCATATGACTTGTTCATTTCTAATCCTAATGTGTCTGCATCATGGAATATCGGTAAGATGGCCACTTCTCTGTGATAGTTTCTCAAATAGTCAAGACGAAGAGATTTAGATAGATATAAAATGATCGTCGTTCTATAACTAAATGATTGCTTAATGTCATGGATTGGATACCATAGGCATTTTTCTTATTTgttctttgaattctcttataaGGTGCTGCTGCTACAACTGGTTTTGGAGAGAGCGCAGAAAGAGCACTGGCAAATGAAGATCCCATAGGTTTTTTTATTGATAATCCTGATGGGCTTAATGCTTCGTTTCTAGCGGATACATTTGCATCTGCTTCTCTTACAGCCCAACTTGGAAACTTCCAAAAGCGTTATCTAGATCTTACGCGATTTCAGGCCCAGCTGAATATACCTTCAGGTACCAAATTCTTTTATGGTGCGAGAAATCTAGCACGAGAATATTTCCAATCCAGAAAGCCCAGCTTGGATGATTTTCAGGCAGTTTGCCCCAATGCCACCTTATCTTTTCAACAGCAGGTAGTACCAATTCACTCGTCCGATTTCACATTCTTAGAAGTTTTTCCTGGCTAGTTCAATTCCATCTTGAAAGGACTGCAAATGGGTAAATTACACTAACCTCCCTTGTGGTGGGAAACAAAAATGCTATGTACCCACCAAAAATGGGTAATTGATTTCTAGTGTACACGTAGCATGGGTGGGTTGGGAATTATTTCTCATGACACCCCTCTATCTGTAGAAGTATATACTAATCTCTTTTAGATTTAGTTTATATGCCACTCAGCACCCTTGCTCATATTTTGTGTACCGTGACACTAATCACCTTTATAAACACGACATAACTTACATTGACCTCCGCCGTAAGGAGGTTCGTGTAGACATGACAAATCAACGGATGTTGTGTGTAAATATCTCCTAACCTCAAAGGAAGTGAATGTAATCTATCTTAAATAAATTAGAGGCTAGTAGAAAGTCTAAATTCTACAATGCTGCACAAAAATTTGGTTCTTAAAGCTGCTTGCATGTTACCACTTACCAACACATGTTTGTGTGATTTTGCAGATTTTTGGGCCATTGAGTTTTAGAGTTGATTCAGGAGTAACAATTGATTTGAAGGACCCTAACATTGTAAAAGCAAAGGATTCAGTAATAGCAATTGAGTATGCATTGCAAGTACTTCTTTCAGCAAAAGCAGTTGCATGGTATTGTCCCCAGCGCCAAGAGTTTATGGCAGAACTTCGCTTTTATGAGAAATAAGGAGTTTCATCAACACACATTACTCCATAGCCATTCTTTTAATTTCAACTTATTCTTTTTTTGGTTCTTTAGATTAAATTGCAAGGTTGTTGTATGGTCATGTAAACAAGTGGTTGTTATTTATCAATCTCAATTTCTGTGGAAAtagttatttctattttgttACTTTTTTCTTTCAATATCTTTTGGGATTATAATTGTCGACACGAAAAATAGTGATGAACACGTCAAAGTTGACAGAAAAAGAAGATAATGTGTTGATCCTTTTTTAACCCCCTAACTTATTTTGCAGCTAAATACATTGGTTTTTTAATGTATCAAAAGTTAAAGCAACACTTATTTTTAGACGCAGGGAGTGGTATATTTTAAGGGAAAAGCTCAGTatacaagcgattagggcttgtaaCTATTACAAGTTTATTAATGCCTAATCCACCAAAACGTGTTGTAACTCTTACGTCACTTACACGCGCTTTATTTATGCTGTTTCACGTTTTTTTTGTgccgctttttcttcttcttctttctccgtgcctcttcttcttcttcttcctcttcctctttctcttcttctttttcttcttcttcttctttttctgtgtctctttttcttctctttctccctttttttttattgaaatttcttctcctcttttcgttttctctttctccttcatcaaaatcactagaaaaaacgaagaaacaaggtacgtttcttgccttctctttctccttcttattcttcttcttcttgctacacgttcttctttctctttctgttcttcttcttcatttacgtgcttttctctctgttttcttttttcgttattctcgatttctattgttttttgacatcaagctctgaaatcgtttttgaagaagaagtagcagaagatgaggaggagaaagagaaagagttctgaattatgcatgattttgggtgtattttcttaaatcctttaggtgtattttctgtaatcttttgggtgtatttctataatcgtttgggtgaattcctgtaaccgtttgggtgtatttctgtaatctcttgggtgtattttatgtcatcgtttgggtgtatttctgtaatgcctgccattttttctgaaataaaaaatacacccataaatatcaataagatacacccatagatatgagtcagatatacccatagatatcagtcagatatcactcaaatacacccaaatgattacagaaatacactcaaaggattacagaaaatacacccaaacggttacaagaattcacccaaacgattatagaatacacccaaagggttacagaaaatacacccaaaggatttaagaaaatacacccaaaattcgttgaagtacatcttatgcataattcagaactctttctctttctcctcctcatcttctgctgcttcttcttcttcaaaaacgattttaccatgaaaaattgaaaaaaaatgagaaaacagagagaaaagacgtaaatgaagaagaagaagaagaaaacgaggaagaagaacgtgcataaacgaaagaaaaggagaagaagaagagtaagaggaagaagaacgtgcagcaagaagaagaagaatttcagaaaccatgaaaatcgaaaaaaaacgaagaagaagaagaggaagaggaagaggaagaggaagaggaagaggaagaagaagaagacgacgaagAGGAACCGTTTGAGTGGGGCGCGTGTAGTTACGCTCCTTAGTGCGCGTGTTAATAAAGTTTGGGCtgataacttgtaaaacttgtatggtctttttacttgtatgtgtagcaggtccCTTTTCTTTTACATAATTAATGTCTGTGCTAGaataagatatataaaataaagatttacttaattagttcttaaaatcaAGCATTGAAAAGATATAACAAGATTTTATAAAGTAAAGAACTTTAAGATTTTAATATATTAGATGAGATATCATACCAACATTAataccttttatttttcttattcctAATCCTTTGACCAAAACTCTAAAGTCCAAAACctcatataatataatatatcttttatttattttttttgtctcttaATTACCTCTCTCAAGTTGGCCCCGTTGACCAAAGACTCACTCCATCACTTGTTTGAACATTCATTCATGTTCACATTCATATTCAAACATGAATCATTCAAACACAACTTAATAACAATATTTAACATTCTAGATACAAGAACAGCAATTTAATCAAGAGATAGATTAATATATCAAACGCTTTCATAGTTTcattacataatatatataactaataattaattactgATACCACTCACTAATTCTTATTAGTAAGTATCATGATCAGGGAAGGCATTATTATTGACAGCAAGATCATGCAAACTAAAATCATTATCCATGATCATCATCATGCCATGATCATCACTATTATAACTGTTCTTCATAACATACTCATCAAAAGAGTAACCACTCTCTTGCTCTTGCAATTGATGATCCTGTTGCTTCTGCCATGGAAAAAGagaattattattagtagtagtagtagcagCTAATTGTTGTTGACCCTGGTTATGATCATCATAACAATAATCTCTTCCACTTCCCCCACCAACAACAAATGATGATGGAATT
The sequence above is drawn from the Arachis hypogaea cultivar Tifrunner chromosome 4, arahy.Tifrunner.gnm2.J5K5, whole genome shotgun sequence genome and encodes:
- the LOC112796511 gene encoding protein TRIGALACTOSYLDIACYLGLYCEROL 4, chloroplastic → MRKLRWVMDGGGFWDLDVSTPKTLEGSACPVSGNPLPLGLSRGPRLSRPKQVDFMQRFMFAPFVPSFAKPNGLSLQRVLSLPLNDDWVVYLLGQFHLQKFISFVKRSEEKPSQVSSWFKTIGRQLQQKSLYALGLFSEFQLTSDDILHLALDYDDNPRGKAILRHKFPSHELTVEAVSPGLFVDKSGNYWDVPFSMAIDFASLSTSDSSMSYHLSAHYNSGSPEPFDRIQNQIGGPPRNILPGLALKSSISFRNKVDIWKSEAPKLKLVQPYDLFISNPNVSASWNIGAAATTGFGESAERALANEDPIGFFIDNPDGLNASFLADTFASASLTAQLGNFQKRYLDLTRFQAQLNIPSGTKFFYGARNLAREYFQSRKPSLDDFQAVCPNATLSFQQQIFGPLSFRVDSGVTIDLKDPNIVKAKDSVIAIEYALQVLLSAKAVAWYCPQRQEFMAELRFYEK